The following coding sequences lie in one Arachis ipaensis cultivar K30076 chromosome B05, Araip1.1, whole genome shotgun sequence genomic window:
- the LOC107643091 gene encoding uncharacterized protein LOC107643091, whose translation MRGLTALLVPSKYRFNQMYPLLKNASQAGTFGSSTPKKQEKNESCGEMGIAANKDMVDPIATFSRPPPLPPVIGPLVLLTLLDSWWNHDDSN comes from the exons ATGCGTGGACTTACTGCACTTTTGGTACCTTCAAAATACAGATTCAACCAAATGTACCCGCTGTTGAAGAACGCATCACAGG CAGGTACATTTGGGAGTTCAACAcctaagaaacaagaaaagaatgAATCTTGTGGAGAAATGGGGATTGCTGCTAACAAGGACATGGTTGATCCAATTGCCACCTTTAGCAGGCCTCCTCCACTCCCTCCTGTTATAGGACCATTGGTTCTTCTCACTCTGCTAGATTCATGGTGGAACCATGATGATTCCAATTGA